A region from the Linepithema humile isolate Giens D197 chromosome 1, Lhum_UNIL_v1.0, whole genome shotgun sequence genome encodes:
- the LOC105679716 gene encoding secretin receptor isoform X1 produces METNRNGDISRLQNQLTEALELESKRCNQGNRLNTDWCPEIWDRILCWNSTAPGQLAVQYCPSYIVGFDTHAFASKQCMPDGEWYWSDATQSTWSNYSQCYRESLILVNTSDVQANNVTLIKKFFPIVKTISKLGYTISLFTLIIAFCILATINLSPIGRRKLRCSRNILHMHLFASFVMRAFMALLKDMLFVSGFGLADSVIEDNEGYWLVDKKEIGEWHCKMFTSLWQYFILANYSWILMEGIYLHNLIFLALFTDANSSIACYVAFGWGLPAVFILPWVATRIIYEDTYCWTTNVKPLLFLFIRVPTMLSILINFVLFINIVRVLLIKLKSTMTEETQRYKRWARSTLVLVPLFGVHYAFFIGMSYSVGVNEIVEIVWLFCDQLFASFQGFFVAVLYCFLNGEVRTELTRVLRSGPLSRFHGVRWGSRPSTHSVSTCSCNNVSKSGRRHSKRSKWWKSRWKASPCLFQERAIRRSTHSMASTQDVGTRGDSLASSRGYVEIAGNGQVLQSTTQNQHAHHTSPLCSKYTDQSLLSFCSNMSDTSGPNIDKIRDQHRWSDSECCHIAYELHNLQQHHGHP; encoded by the exons ATGGAAACAAAT AGGAATGGTGATATCAGCCGACTCCAGAATCAGTTGACCGAAGCGCTCGAATTGGAATCCAAGCGCTGCAATCAAGGAAATAGATTGAACACAG ATTGGTGTCCTGAGATTTGGGACAGGATACTTTGTTGGAACTCGACGGCACCTGGACAATTAGCCGTTCAGTACTGTCCCTCTTACATCGTGGGTTTCGACACTCAT GCATTCGCGTCGAAACAATGTATGCCGGACGGCGAGTGGTACTGGAGCGACGCAACTCAGAGCACGTGGAGCAACTACAGCCAATGCTACCGGGAGTCACTAATACTGGTGAACACGTCGGATGTGCAGGCGAACAACGTCACCCTGATTAAA AAATTCTTCCCGATTGTGAAGACTATCTCGAAACTCGGCTACACAATTTCGCTGTTCACTCTAATCATCGCGTTTTGCATTTTGGCCACCATCAA TTTGTCTCCCATCGGACGTAGGAAATTGCGATGTTCACGAAACATATTGCACATGCACCTGTTCGCCTCGTTCGTGATGCGCGCCTTCATGGCGTTGCTCAAGGATATGCTCTTCGTGTCCGGCTTTGGTCTGGCGGACTCCGTGATCGAGGACAACGAGGGTTATTGGCTGGTCGACAAGAAGGAGATCGGCGAGTGGCATTGCAAAATGTTTACTAGCCTATGGCAATACTTTATCTTGGCCAATTACTCCTGGATTCTGATGGAGGGTATTTATCTGCACAATCTAATCTTCCTCGCGCTCTTCACCGATGCCAACTCCAGCATCGCATGCTACGTCGCTTTCGGATGGg GTTTGCCAGCTGTATTTATCTTACCTTGGGTAGCCACGAGAATTATATATGAAGATACGTACTGCTGGACGACAAACGTGAAGCCTCTTTTATTCCTCTTCATACGAGTGCCCACGATGCTCTCTATTTTG ATAAATTTCGTGCTCTTCATCAACATTGTGAGAGTGCTGCTGATAAAACTCAAGTCCACTATGACGGAGGAAACGCAAAGATACAA ACGGTGGGCTAGGAGCACTTTAGTCCTGGTGCCGCTCTTCGGAGTTCATTACGCATTCTTTATTGGAATGTCATACAGCGTTGGCGTGAACGAAATTGTAGAGATTGTGTGGCTTTTTTGCGATCAGCTGTTCGCATCTTTCCAG GGTTTCTTCGTGGCGGTGTTATATTGCTTCTTGAACGGTGAGGTGAGGACCGAACTGACGAGAGTGCTACGCAGCGGCCCGTTGTCACGTTTCCACGGAGTTCGATGGGGCTCGAGACCGTCCACGCATTCGGTCAGCACATGCAGTTGCAATAACGTGTCCAAGTCCGGTCGGCGACATTCGAAAAGGTCAAAGTGGTGGAAGTCGCGCTGGAAAGCGTCTCCCTGCCTGTTCCAGGAACGCGCCATTCGTCGATCCACTCACTCGATGGCGAGTACACAAG ATGTTGGAACGAGAGGAGATAGTCTAGCGAGCAGCAGGGGCTATGTAGAGATTGCTGGTAACGGCCAAGTACTACAGTCGACAACGCAAAATCAACACGCTCATCATACATCACctttatgtagtaaatacacGGATCAGTCGCTCCTCTCCTTCTGCTCGAAT ATGTCAGATACATCAGGAccaaatatcgataaaatccGCGACCAGCATCGATGGAGCGACTCTGAGTGCTGTCACATCGCATACGAACTGCACAATCTGCAACAACACCACGGGCATCCGTAA
- the LOC105679716 gene encoding secretin receptor isoform X2, with the protein METNRNGDISRLQNQLTEALELESKRCNQGNRLNTDWCPEIWDRILCWNSTAPGQLAVQYCPSYIVGFDTHAFASKQCMPDGEWYWSDATQSTWSNYSQCYRESLILVNTSDVQANNVTLIKKFFPIVKTISKLGYTISLFTLIIAFCILATIKKLRCSRNILHMHLFASFVMRAFMALLKDMLFVSGFGLADSVIEDNEGYWLVDKKEIGEWHCKMFTSLWQYFILANYSWILMEGIYLHNLIFLALFTDANSSIACYVAFGWGLPAVFILPWVATRIIYEDTYCWTTNVKPLLFLFIRVPTMLSILINFVLFINIVRVLLIKLKSTMTEETQRYKRWARSTLVLVPLFGVHYAFFIGMSYSVGVNEIVEIVWLFCDQLFASFQGFFVAVLYCFLNGEVRTELTRVLRSGPLSRFHGVRWGSRPSTHSVSTCSCNNVSKSGRRHSKRSKWWKSRWKASPCLFQERAIRRSTHSMASTQDVGTRGDSLASSRGYVEIAGNGQVLQSTTQNQHAHHTSPLCSKYTDQSLLSFCSNMSDTSGPNIDKIRDQHRWSDSECCHIAYELHNLQQHHGHP; encoded by the exons ATGGAAACAAAT AGGAATGGTGATATCAGCCGACTCCAGAATCAGTTGACCGAAGCGCTCGAATTGGAATCCAAGCGCTGCAATCAAGGAAATAGATTGAACACAG ATTGGTGTCCTGAGATTTGGGACAGGATACTTTGTTGGAACTCGACGGCACCTGGACAATTAGCCGTTCAGTACTGTCCCTCTTACATCGTGGGTTTCGACACTCAT GCATTCGCGTCGAAACAATGTATGCCGGACGGCGAGTGGTACTGGAGCGACGCAACTCAGAGCACGTGGAGCAACTACAGCCAATGCTACCGGGAGTCACTAATACTGGTGAACACGTCGGATGTGCAGGCGAACAACGTCACCCTGATTAAA AAATTCTTCCCGATTGTGAAGACTATCTCGAAACTCGGCTACACAATTTCGCTGTTCACTCTAATCATCGCGTTTTGCATTTTGGCCACCATCAA GAAATTGCGATGTTCACGAAACATATTGCACATGCACCTGTTCGCCTCGTTCGTGATGCGCGCCTTCATGGCGTTGCTCAAGGATATGCTCTTCGTGTCCGGCTTTGGTCTGGCGGACTCCGTGATCGAGGACAACGAGGGTTATTGGCTGGTCGACAAGAAGGAGATCGGCGAGTGGCATTGCAAAATGTTTACTAGCCTATGGCAATACTTTATCTTGGCCAATTACTCCTGGATTCTGATGGAGGGTATTTATCTGCACAATCTAATCTTCCTCGCGCTCTTCACCGATGCCAACTCCAGCATCGCATGCTACGTCGCTTTCGGATGGg GTTTGCCAGCTGTATTTATCTTACCTTGGGTAGCCACGAGAATTATATATGAAGATACGTACTGCTGGACGACAAACGTGAAGCCTCTTTTATTCCTCTTCATACGAGTGCCCACGATGCTCTCTATTTTG ATAAATTTCGTGCTCTTCATCAACATTGTGAGAGTGCTGCTGATAAAACTCAAGTCCACTATGACGGAGGAAACGCAAAGATACAA ACGGTGGGCTAGGAGCACTTTAGTCCTGGTGCCGCTCTTCGGAGTTCATTACGCATTCTTTATTGGAATGTCATACAGCGTTGGCGTGAACGAAATTGTAGAGATTGTGTGGCTTTTTTGCGATCAGCTGTTCGCATCTTTCCAG GGTTTCTTCGTGGCGGTGTTATATTGCTTCTTGAACGGTGAGGTGAGGACCGAACTGACGAGAGTGCTACGCAGCGGCCCGTTGTCACGTTTCCACGGAGTTCGATGGGGCTCGAGACCGTCCACGCATTCGGTCAGCACATGCAGTTGCAATAACGTGTCCAAGTCCGGTCGGCGACATTCGAAAAGGTCAAAGTGGTGGAAGTCGCGCTGGAAAGCGTCTCCCTGCCTGTTCCAGGAACGCGCCATTCGTCGATCCACTCACTCGATGGCGAGTACACAAG ATGTTGGAACGAGAGGAGATAGTCTAGCGAGCAGCAGGGGCTATGTAGAGATTGCTGGTAACGGCCAAGTACTACAGTCGACAACGCAAAATCAACACGCTCATCATACATCACctttatgtagtaaatacacGGATCAGTCGCTCCTCTCCTTCTGCTCGAAT ATGTCAGATACATCAGGAccaaatatcgataaaatccGCGACCAGCATCGATGGAGCGACTCTGAGTGCTGTCACATCGCATACGAACTGCACAATCTGCAACAACACCACGGGCATCCGTAA
- the LOC105679716 gene encoding secretin receptor isoform X3, whose amino-acid sequence METNRNGDISRLQNQLTEALELESKRCNQGNRLNTDWCPEIWDRILCWNSTAPGQLAVQYCPSYIVGFDTHAFASKQCMPDGEWYWSDATQSTWSNYSQCYRESLILVNTSDVQANNVTLIKKFFPIVKTISKLGYTISLFTLIIAFCILATINLSPIGRRKLRCSRNILHMHLFASFVMRAFMALLKDMLFVSGFGLADSVIEDNEGYWLVDKKEIGEWHCKMFTSLWQYFILANYSWILMEGIYLHNLIFLALFTDANSSIACYVAFGWGLPAVFILPWVATRIIYEDTYCWTTNVKPLLFLFIRVPTMLSILINFVLFINIVRVLLIKLKSTMTEETQRYKRWARSTLVLVPLFGVHYAFFIGMSYSVGVNEIVEIVWLFCDQLFASFQGFFVAVLYCFLNGEVRTELTRVLRSGPLSRFHGVRWGSRPSTHSVSTCSCNNVSKSGRRHSKRSKWWKSRWKASPCLFQERAIRRSTHSMMLEREEIV is encoded by the exons ATGGAAACAAAT AGGAATGGTGATATCAGCCGACTCCAGAATCAGTTGACCGAAGCGCTCGAATTGGAATCCAAGCGCTGCAATCAAGGAAATAGATTGAACACAG ATTGGTGTCCTGAGATTTGGGACAGGATACTTTGTTGGAACTCGACGGCACCTGGACAATTAGCCGTTCAGTACTGTCCCTCTTACATCGTGGGTTTCGACACTCAT GCATTCGCGTCGAAACAATGTATGCCGGACGGCGAGTGGTACTGGAGCGACGCAACTCAGAGCACGTGGAGCAACTACAGCCAATGCTACCGGGAGTCACTAATACTGGTGAACACGTCGGATGTGCAGGCGAACAACGTCACCCTGATTAAA AAATTCTTCCCGATTGTGAAGACTATCTCGAAACTCGGCTACACAATTTCGCTGTTCACTCTAATCATCGCGTTTTGCATTTTGGCCACCATCAA TTTGTCTCCCATCGGACGTAGGAAATTGCGATGTTCACGAAACATATTGCACATGCACCTGTTCGCCTCGTTCGTGATGCGCGCCTTCATGGCGTTGCTCAAGGATATGCTCTTCGTGTCCGGCTTTGGTCTGGCGGACTCCGTGATCGAGGACAACGAGGGTTATTGGCTGGTCGACAAGAAGGAGATCGGCGAGTGGCATTGCAAAATGTTTACTAGCCTATGGCAATACTTTATCTTGGCCAATTACTCCTGGATTCTGATGGAGGGTATTTATCTGCACAATCTAATCTTCCTCGCGCTCTTCACCGATGCCAACTCCAGCATCGCATGCTACGTCGCTTTCGGATGGg GTTTGCCAGCTGTATTTATCTTACCTTGGGTAGCCACGAGAATTATATATGAAGATACGTACTGCTGGACGACAAACGTGAAGCCTCTTTTATTCCTCTTCATACGAGTGCCCACGATGCTCTCTATTTTG ATAAATTTCGTGCTCTTCATCAACATTGTGAGAGTGCTGCTGATAAAACTCAAGTCCACTATGACGGAGGAAACGCAAAGATACAA ACGGTGGGCTAGGAGCACTTTAGTCCTGGTGCCGCTCTTCGGAGTTCATTACGCATTCTTTATTGGAATGTCATACAGCGTTGGCGTGAACGAAATTGTAGAGATTGTGTGGCTTTTTTGCGATCAGCTGTTCGCATCTTTCCAG GGTTTCTTCGTGGCGGTGTTATATTGCTTCTTGAACGGTGAGGTGAGGACCGAACTGACGAGAGTGCTACGCAGCGGCCCGTTGTCACGTTTCCACGGAGTTCGATGGGGCTCGAGACCGTCCACGCATTCGGTCAGCACATGCAGTTGCAATAACGTGTCCAAGTCCGGTCGGCGACATTCGAAAAGGTCAAAGTGGTGGAAGTCGCGCTGGAAAGCGTCTCCCTGCCTGTTCCAGGAACGCGCCATTCGTCGATCCACTCACTCGATG ATGTTGGAACGAGAGGAGATAGTCTAG